The Streptosporangiales bacterium sequence TGTCGTCGTCGGGAGGGCTGCGGCTCGGGGTCGCGCAGCAGATCGCTGGCGGCGTGTTCGAGCTGCGGCAGCAGCGTGGCTACCTGCCGTTGACCGTGGCCGTGCTGGACGCGGGTGGGCACGTCGTCGTGCTGCAGCGCGAGGACGGGGCGAGCATCATGCGGCCGCAGATCGCCTCCGGCAAGGCATGGGGTGCGCTCGGCATGGGCCTGCCCAGCCGCGAGCTCGCCCGCCGCGCGCAGGGGCAGCCGCAGTTCTTCGCCGCGCTCGCGCCTGGTGGTCTGGTGCCGGTGCCCGGTGGTGTACTCGTCCGTGACCCACAGACCCGCGAGATCGTCGGCGCGGTTAGGGTCAGCGGCGACACGTCCGACCGCGACGAGGAGTGCGCGGTGGCGGCCATCGAGGCCACCGGGCTGGTCGCCGACGCAACTGCCGAGTCGTGAACCCGCCGATGGGAGCCCGCCGATGACCCGACTGCCGCAACTGCCACCTGACCAGCTCTCCGCCGAACAGCGTGCTGTGTACGACGCGATCGTCGGCGGCAAGCGGTCGTCCGGGCCGCAGCTGTTCGACCTCACCGCGCCGGACGGCAGCCTGTACGGACCGTTCAACGCGATGCTGGTCAACCCGGCGCTCGGCGGCACGTTCCAACGGGTCGGCGAGATCCTCCGCTACGAGTCGTCGTTGTCGACCCGGGTGCGTGAGCTCGTCATCCTTGTGGTGGCGCAGGCCTGGCGGTGTGAGTTCGAGTGGTACGCGCACTCGAAGATCGCCAGGCATGCGGGCATGCCGGAGAACGTGCTGGCCGCGCTGCACCGCGGGGACCGGCCGGACGAGGTGTCCGGGCCGGAAGCCACCGCGTACGACGTGTGCCGTGCCCTGCTGCGTGACCGCACCGTCGACGACGAGCTGTACGCGTCCGCCACGGACGAGTTCGGCGACCGCGGGGTCGCCGAGCTGGTGTTCCTTTTCGGCTACTACACCAGCGTGGCCGCCGCGCTCAACACGTTCGCCGTGGCGTTGCCGCCGGGCGCGGAGTCCGCGTTCGACTGACGCCGTCAGTTCGCCTCGCCGTCCGGCAGCCGGCGCACCCGG is a genomic window containing:
- a CDS encoding heme-binding protein, with protein sequence MSSSGGLRLGVAQQIAGGVFELRQQRGYLPLTVAVLDAGGHVVVLQREDGASIMRPQIASGKAWGALGMGLPSRELARRAQGQPQFFAALAPGGLVPVPGGVLVRDPQTREIVGAVRVSGDTSDRDEECAVAAIEATGLVADATAES
- a CDS encoding carboxymuconolactone decarboxylase family protein, with amino-acid sequence MTRLPQLPPDQLSAEQRAVYDAIVGGKRSSGPQLFDLTAPDGSLYGPFNAMLVNPALGGTFQRVGEILRYESSLSTRVRELVILVVAQAWRCEFEWYAHSKIARHAGMPENVLAALHRGDRPDEVSGPEATAYDVCRALLRDRTVDDELYASATDEFGDRGVAELVFLFGYYTSVAAALNTFAVALPPGAESAFD